TCCCACCTGCACTGACTCCCCCAGGCAGGTGGAAGGGAGTCCTGAGGAGGCCAAAGATTGATTGGGAGATATGTGGAGGGGGCTCCCCTCTTTGTATGGCACTTGATTGTcctggccacaaaaaaaaaaaaaaggaaggttccCACCAtccactctctcttttttttttttttttttttttaactatggcATTCTTTTCCGCATTGAATTGAGGTCTTAAAAGGCAAGCCTTCCTCTTTATGCATCTGTTAATGAGGATATTGTTCCCAGTCTCCATCTCTAGTCTGTGACTGCTCTGTGGGCCCAGATCTGTACCCCTTGCCTCTGTGCCCCAGCTTCTTCACAGCAGCCATCCAcctaacatttatcaagcacaGGTGCTACACCAGGCCCTGTCTTGGGCACTAGGGCTAGATAGGTGGGTGACAGCTCCCACCCAAAAGCTAGGGTGTGGTGAGCGGCCTTCTCACATTTGGGCCATGTGGTTATAGGCACTGcagtctcttaacctctctgaacctgtgaATCGGTTACCTCATCCTTTTCTTGCACTCTGTCTCTCAAGAGGTGTCAGTCTGGGGAACTCGGGCCTTCCTAAGCTGCTCCCTCTCCAGTAGGTGGGGGATTGGCTGGCGGGGACCATTGGGAAGGGGTATCTCTGACCCTCGTGCCCCAGGTGTGCCGTGCCATGAGCCCCTCCGCCCTCACCTACCTTATGCCTGCAGGCTGCTTCGAGGAGACGCTGTGGTGGAGCTGGCCCTCAAGGATTACCTAGACATCTTCTGCCCACACTATGAGGGTCCAGGGCCCCCTGAGGGCCCTGAGACATTTGCATTATACATGGTGGACTGGCCAGGCTATGAGGCCTGCCAGGCCAAGGGGCCGGGTGCCTTCAAGCGCTGGGAGTGCTCCCTGCCTTTCGCTCCCTTTGGCCCTGTTCGATTCTCAGAGAAGATTCAGCGCTTCACGCCCTTCTCCCTTGGCTTCGAATTCTTGCCTGGAGAGACCTACTACTACATCTGTGAGTGAAGATGGGCACACTGGCTGCCtcctggggaaggtggggaggggaatggggcTACCTGCCATTGCCAGCAGTCAAGGCAGAGATCCTGAGGGGTGGGGGAATGAGAGGACTGGGAAGGAAGGCTAGGCCTAGGAGGGGGGAGTGGGCAGGGGGCCTGAGTCCAGGACCGAGTACAGGGACATCTAGAGTGAACCaatagagaggagaggaaaggaagaggaaccAGGAAAGAGGACATGAGTAGGGTCACAGATGGCACCTAGATGTGGCCCCAAAATAAGGAAAAGCTTTCCAGGGAACTGGAGAGAAAAGAAGCTGGGAGGGTTTGAAACGGAGTCTGAGGCATGCAAACTAGCCTGTGCTAACTTCTTCCTCCCAATTTCCCACCACCCAGCAGTGCCAACTCCGGAGAGTCCTGGCCAGTGCTTGAGGCTCCAGGTGTCTGTCTGCTGCAAGGAGGACAGTGAGTGGGTTGGGGCAGGGGAGCAACCCTTCTGGCTAGTGTGGGGCCCTCAGGAATGAGGGGAGGAGTGGGAAGAATGTGGGAGCATCAAACTCTGAGGAACCTCTTCTCCCCCATTTAGTCTGTGGGAGCCTCCCCCCTTACACAAAGGGAGTGGCATCTCCAGGGGCAAGGCTGTCCAAAGCCTTAGCTGAACTGGTGGTCTCTAATGGCAACTAGGAGGAGACTTGGAAGTTGGGGCTTAGAGATGATGAGGTGGTAGATTATGGGAAGGGATTGGCTAGTTCGGGAGACCCCTTAGAAAGGGGTGGGAGTGAACAGGTAatggggagagcaggaaggaggctGCTGAAGCAGGAGGACCCATCAATGCTACCCCCTCCCCCTCACAGAGCCTGAGTCAGCCCATCCTGTTGGGAGCCCTGGAGAGAGTGGCACGTCAGGgtggcaagggggggccactcccagccccctctgtctcttgctgctgctgctgctcccaATTCTGCGTCTCCTGAGAGTTCTCTGAGCCAAGCGGACCCTTCCTGCCACCCCCAGGAACCAGAGCCCTCCCAAGACTCCCTGGAGGAGGGCCCCTGCCCCCTACCTGAGCTGGGAGGGCCAAGCCAGACAGACAAGATGGAATAGTGATGGGGGAGGTCAGAGGGTCTGGGGTGACCCTTCCAGGTGCCGGCCTCCTCATCACAGGCTGAAGAGGAGCTGCAGGGGAGTTGCAGACAGCCCTGGGCACCCTGGAACAGAGGCAAGAGAAACATAGGGTCTCTGTCAGCTGCTTTGATATTCTCATCCCATCCCCCAGGAAGACTGGGATTTGATGGGATTGGATCCTTGAGCCTGCTGGGGGCCAAGGCCGAAGACCTGGGGACAGGTGATTGCTGGACCAGGTCAAGCAAGAAGCCCAGGCTTGCCATCTGTGCCCAGTGCCCTGTGGGCCTCTTCCCTGGGGCAGCACCTTTCCTCCCCAGGGGGTCACCCACTTGTCTTCTGTGAAGACGGACTTGCCATGAGATCGAATTTCATgccaatttgtatttttataagtgTCTGGACCAAGCCTTCAATAAACCACCCATCTTTTTGTTGCTTTCCCCAACCTACTGCCCTCTGGCTCCTTCCCTGACACTGGGGGGGACTCCCTGCAGCCTCTGCTCTCAGCCTGGCTTGGCCTGACCTCCCTGCCAGCTGTGCCCAGACCATCCATGCCAGGCCTCAGTAGGCACCCTCTGGGCAGTGTGGGGTGGGTGCCAGCAGCAGCTGTGGAGCTTGGCACCCTCTACCATCTCCCTAGCTGGCTTCCTGTGCTGGGGAGGGGACAGGTGCTCCTGATAGCCCACCCACTTGGGGCACTGCGGAAGCTGTGATAGCACCAA
Above is a window of Balaenoptera acutorostrata chromosome 1, mBalAcu1.1, whole genome shotgun sequence DNA encoding:
- the EFNA4 gene encoding ephrin-A4 isoform X3: MRLQPLLWTVLWAALLSSPLRGGCGLRHEVYWNSSNPRLLRGDAVVELALKDYLDIFCPHYEGPGPPEGPETFALYMVDWPGYEACQAKGPGAFKRWECSLPFAPFGPVRFSEKIQRFTPFSLGFEFLPGETYYYISVPTPESPGQCLRLQSLSQPILLGALERVARQGGKGGPLPAPSVSCCCCCSQFCVS
- the EFNA4 gene encoding ephrin-A4 isoform X2, with translation MRLQPLLWTVLWAALLSSPLRGGCGLRHEVYWNSSNPRLLRGDAVVELALKDYLDIFCPHYEGPGPPEGPETFALYMVDWPGYEACQAKGPGAFKRWECSLPFAPFGPVRFSEKIQRFTPFSLGFEFLPGETYYYILPTPESPGQCLRLQVSVCCKEDKPESAHPVGSPGESGTSGWQGGATPSPLCLLLLLLLPILRLLRVL
- the EFNA4 gene encoding ephrin-A4 isoform X5; amino-acid sequence: MRLQPLLWTVLWAALLSSPLRGGCGLRHEVYWNSSNPRLLRGDAVVELALKDYLDIFCPHYEGPGPPEGPETFALYMVDWPGYEACQAKGPGAFKRWECSLPFAPFGPVRFSEKIQRFTPFSLGFEFLPGETYYYISVPTPESPGQCLRLQVSVCCKEDTDPSCHPQEPEPSQDSLEEGPCPLPELGGPSQTDKME
- the EFNA4 gene encoding ephrin-A4 isoform X4, with translation MRLQPLLWTVLWAALLSSPLRGGCGLRHEVYWNSSNPRLLRGDAVVELALKDYLDIFCPHYEGPGPPEGPETFALYMVDWPGYEACQAKGPGAFKRWECSLPFAPFGPVRFSEKIQRFTPFSLGFEFLPGETYYYILPTPESPGQCLRLQSLSQPILLGALERVARQGGKGGPLPAPSVSCCCCCSQFCVS
- the EFNA4 gene encoding ephrin-A4 isoform X1, with the protein product MRLQPLLWTVLWAALLSSPLRGGCGLRHEVYWNSSNPRLLRGDAVVELALKDYLDIFCPHYEGPGPPEGPETFALYMVDWPGYEACQAKGPGAFKRWECSLPFAPFGPVRFSEKIQRFTPFSLGFEFLPGETYYYISVPTPESPGQCLRLQVSVCCKEDKPESAHPVGSPGESGTSGWQGGATPSPLCLLLLLLLPILRLLRVL